One Mycteria americana isolate JAX WOST 10 ecotype Jacksonville Zoo and Gardens chromosome 21, USCA_MyAme_1.0, whole genome shotgun sequence genomic region harbors:
- the GJA9 gene encoding gap junction alpha-9 protein, translating to MGDWNFLGGILEEVHIHSTIIGKIWLTILFIFRMLVLGVATEDVWNDEQSEFICNTEQPGCRNVCYDEAFPISLIRYWVLQVIFVSSPSLVYMGHALYRLRALEKERQKKKAQVRVELESTELEMTENRKRLERELRQLDQRKLNKAPLRGSLLCTYVIHIFTRSAVEVGFMIGQYLLYGFHLDPLYKCQRDPCPNTVDCFVSRPTEKTVFILFMQSIATVSLLLNILEIIHLGFRKIKMGLCGQNKDNPDNFYVNKSKKYSVVPHSSLGISTTPQKTLPSALSSYIFLTEKQTDTAVYPVLNSPPMFQSVQNHHTESSSNYTHGNQENKSPKKRPATNALDNQTQNTSTNNNEGLLGNLGTEVRDAQKEAEEKHFLFGTQNAYIASSTCLRSFAEMPSQTSLQPDTTFPITGFRRQHGIGSSWNYCLAMVESAGASTNSLPKNSNRRQSSFSANKAQPPYDAVVKNSSRPDTPDSTGEVSSESKQSRNCNSPKPASLSKRLSLSSNASSRRAPTDLQI from the coding sequence ATGGGAGACTGGAATTTTCTTGGAGGCATTTTAGAGGAGGTCCACATTCATTCCACTATTATTGGAAAGATTTGGCTAACGATCCTCTTCATATTTCGAATGCTTGTCCTCGGAGTGGCAACCGAGGACGTTTGGAACGATGAACAATCTGAATTTATATGCAATACCGAGCAACCTGGTTGCAGAAATGTGTGCTATGATGAGGCCTTTCCCATCTCTCTCATAAGATACTGGGTCTTGCAAGTTATATTTGTGTCTTCGCCTTCCTTGGTGTATATGGGTCATGCCTTATACAGACTAAGAGCCTtggaaaaagagagacaaaaaaagaaagctcaggtAAGAGTGGAACTCGAAAGCACTGAattagaaatgactgaaaatcGGAAAAGGCTAGAGAGAGAACTCCGCCAATTGGATCAAAGAAAGCTAAACAAAGCACCCCTGAGAGGCTCTTTGCTCTGCACTTACGTGATACATATTTTCACAAGATCTGCAGTGGAAGTTGGTTTTATGATTGGGCAGTATCTTCTCTATGGCTTTCATCTAGATCCCCTTTATAAATGTCAGAGAGATCCATGTCCAAACACAGTTGACTGTTTTGTATCTAGACCAACAGAAAAGACAGTGTTCATATTATTCATGCAATCTATAGCGACTGTATCATTGCTTTTAAATATCCTAGAAATTATCCACCTAGGATTCCGAAAAATTAAAATGGGACTCTGCGGGCAGAATAAGGACAACCCTGACAATTTCTACGTAAACAAATCTAAGAAATACTCTGTGGTACCACACTCTTCTTTGGGAATATCCACCACCCCTCAAAAAACTCTTCCTTCTGCACTTAGCAGTTATATCTTTTTAACGGAAAAGCAAACTGACACTGCTGTCTACCCAGTTCTAAATTCTCCTCCCATGTTTCAGTCTGTGCAAAATCACcatacagaaagcagcagcaattaCACCCATGGCAATCAGGAAAATAAATCGCCAAAGAAGAGGCCAGCTACAAATGCTTTAGACAATCAGACTCAAAATACTAGCACAAATAATAATGAAGGCTTGCTTGGCAACCTTGGGACCGAAGTACGTGATGCAcaaaaagaagctgaagagaaacatttcctttttggtACTCAGAACGCATATATAGCTTCGAGCACGTGCTTGAGAAGCTTTGCTGAAATGCCGTCTCAAACTTCACTGCAACCTGATACAACTTTTCCTATTACCGGTTTCAGAAGACAACATGGAATCGGTTCATCTTGGAACTACTGCTTGGCAATGGTTGAGAGTGCAGGAGCTTCAACAAATTCTCTTccaaagaacagcaacagaagaCAAAGCAGTTTCAGTGCAAACAAAGCCCAACCTCCTTACGATGCCGTCGTAAAAAATTCTAGCCGACCAGACACTCCTGACTCTACAGGGGAGGTGAGCTCAGAATCTAAACAAAGTAGAAACTGCAATAGTCCTAAGCCTGCCTCTCTGTCTAAGCGACTGTCGCTGTCAAGTAATGCCAGCAGCAGGCGTGCCCCCACTGATCTTCAAATATAG